TGTCCTCTTTCATAAGAGACTCGACGGTATTGCAAGAATGTGTATTTGTACAAACAAACTTCAGATTTGAAGCACATCCCTAAAAGTGAGATATTTCATGAAGCCAACACATGTAAACACGGTTGCATACCATATTTGAAGATTTACCAACCTCCTCATGAAGAGATTCATACTTTTCATAAACACTCGCTAGGGTTTGGTCATTGTAACCCCCTTTATTAAGGAGGTACCACTTCTCTTGAAGTTACAGAGATATTTTAATAGATTCCTTAGAGAGAATTATCCctaagtttattttttttgaatgaaagagAATTGTCCCCAGTTATTCTCCACTTTACCCATTTGTCTCGGTAACAATCTATTACCTATCGTATAGGATGGTCCTTAATAATCATTAAAATAGTAATAAAAATGTAGAGTCAAATtcatggtaaagatgagaaaacCCAAAATCAGAAAATCACAGAGGGGGCTATAAGCAAATTCACCAAAATCCAAAGGGGCAGTTATTAAAAAGACTCGTAAGACCAAAGAAGTGGACGTTCAAGGGACCCCAGTCCACTCACTCAACGCAAGTGAACACCACTCTCTTTACTTttgcaaactaaaaaaaaaaaaaaaaaccagctgTCCAAACCAGATTGATTTCTTATCTCTCAAAAGCAAAGTTCCCCCACAACTCCTTCACTTAAAAGCAGTTTGTGACTTAAAAGCAGTTTGTGTTAATGGAGGCAAAAAGCCAAGGTTTCTCTCTAAAGGACCACTCCCTCACTCGCACAGTTGGGGCTGCGTTGGCTCTATCCTACAGATATATTATAAAATACTCCTACTCAAATAAATATGGGGAGTTGTTTTGTGCACTTAGCAAAGCCATTAATTGAAAAACTAATGTGCGCGTGCTTTTGCCTTTCTTGGACAGAGGGATATAGGTCTCAaaacaaatcaattaattttttaattacagTAGACTGTCAGTCACATCTAAAAGAACCTTCGACATTGAACGGTTCGGGTCGAATATTAACATGTGGATCCCACCTGACCCAAATAAGGGTCGAATATTAAATGCGATAAAATGTGGATCCCACCTGGCCCAAATAAACGACGAAGGAGAAGACAAGAATTTACCATGTGATGCCCTTTTATCGTGATCGTCCTTGGTGGGTGGGTATTAATGCCCGACCCAGAAACATATCAATGTCCAAAATCCAACTTTCATGTAGAAAGAACCCAAATATGAAGCCATAACATGAAGAAAAAAGCCAATGCCCAAATTAATAAGAGAGCAACGTATCTATGAACACAAAAGCAGCCGTCACTTTTTTGGCAGCTATGCTGTAAAGGATACAGCCTTCATTGAAGGTGCTGACATTTTCAACCACACAAAAGCAGCTAATAAACATTTTCACGGTATAGAGCGTGGAAGGACCATCGATGGGTTGAGGCAAAAATGGACTCTACATTGCTACAAAAAAAGCCAGCTGGACAGACTCTGGACCAGCTCCAATAATATTCTGAGATTTAAGGGAATCTAAGGCTCGGCAAGATAGGGAACACTAAAAACTTTAGTACTGTTTGTAAAGTTTCTCAGCAATATATAGTTAACAAGCATGGAACTCTGTCAAGAACTGGAGTTATCACCTTAATTGGGAAAAATGAAGATACTTAACAATATGTCCAATTTCGCAACAAATTATGCAAATGAATGCCTGTATGCCTAAGTGCGTGCGTGCATGCGTGTATCATGCAAAAAGAAGGTTTATGAGTACATTTACAAAtggaaaccaaatcaaatacCTCAAAGAATTGCCAGGAATGCACTCTGATGAAGAACCCTCCGAACAAATCTTACAAAAACCTGAACAAGTATAAATAGGACTCATCCCATCTTCATAGGAATTACCATTTTGAAGGTGCAACTTCCATGAGACGTGCCAATACTCGGCAGCCATTCACAATTGTAATTGGGTATGCTGGTCAAGCCAAATACCCAAGGACAACTGCTGTTTTAAAGTATTTAACAAGCATCTTGTTTCGGAAAATACCACACTCTATCTGAAGTTACAGCTCAGATATATGTAACCTTCCTGCAAGTTTGGTTTGAGATAGAATCATAGAAAGCcaaatcaatttcagccatAGTTTTTGTTCCAGTCCATCATCTGCAAATCTCCCATAAGTTCTTGCTATATAAATGCCTACAAACCTAGATTAATGTTCAAACAATCTGTGCAACATTAAAAATGATAAGCGTGAGGAGAAATGATGGCAAAACATGACCACAGAAAGTCATCCATTGAAATGATTCTTAAAGCACCCATAATTGGCAAGGACGCATAACATGCATATATTACTAACTTGCATATTTTGGCAGCAAATATTAGCATGATCATCTGCACATTGGATACCAAAGTTAACAATGGTTTACACCAATATACCCCGAAAATTGGTAATACAATAACATAAGGGCCAGTAGCTTGATATATTTTGATGTAAAGGTCAAAGAGTGAATGCCTAGTTCTTAGTTAGCACCAAGTTCCCATAGAGAATACTACAGTTTCACTTGCTCCCCCACCCCCCGcccccccaaaaaaaacctTTCACTAATAGATGTTTTTATTctaatttttccttttctttcttttttctggtCTTACACAAAACACTCTTGTGCACAAAGATGTGCCTCCTccctttgacattttttttaaagttttataTATTAGTCGTGAGGAAAATTTGATGAGTGAGTATGTCCAAAGTCCTAAATCTGGTGCACTACGCACCTTGCGTATTATTAAGAAACCTATGAAAAGAGAAAACACATTTCTCAGATGAATAATGAAATAATTTGATAATTATGAATAAACACATATTTACATCATGTCGCCTCTGCAACTATTTGACTGAGGTCTAGGTCTACCAAGCTCTCTTTCCCAAACAGGGTTAATGCAACAGTGGCCTGCAATCATTAATgttataaatttaaatttctTGCATAGTTAAGCATATAAAAGTCGCATCAGTTTTATTAAAACACACGTAGTATGTACAATTTTCAAGTAAAATAGCTTGTGTGAATTAGATAGCAGCTTACCTTTTTCGTCTTTCGATTTTGTTTCTTAAGAGTGCCTACGAATTCTGCAAATATACCAGACACAACACGAACTGTTGAACCAACAACAAGgctgtttcttttctttcttggagATGGACTATCTGCAGGAGGGTCAGAAGATACTCCAGATTGCTGTTTTGGTTTGGAATCCACAGTTGATTTTTGAGCCCCATTGATATCTAACTTTTCAGACTTCAGGCGTTCTTCCCGTTGCTGTTCCTGCAGGAAAGCCTGTTCATATCTTTCTTTCGCCTCCATTGACTCTCGGAAAATAGCTGACATGTCTTCAACAGATACAGGCTTAGGCTTGCTAATCTGCCTTTTGCTATACATGCAATTAACAGTTTCTTATAAGtgacttaaaagttaaaacttaaaagaggCTACGTCAGATATGCTAAAATAACCTAATTAAGGTCGCCATATGATAAAACTTGGTTGCAGTCAGCAATAGAGTGAGGCCACTAAGAAGCTTGAAAGGCCACCACCCCCTCCCCCACCATTTTTTTGGTGACAAACAAAAGGATCAAGCCAGCACAACTCCAGAAGGTAAACCTCACACTTGGTTAGAAAGAAGCATGCAGCTTGGTTCATAGAATGAGAAAATCATCATGATGCAATCCCATATTTTTAAAACAGGCCATGAAAATAGTCCTACTCAGAGATTCTCTCTATTCAGGCTTCAATAGTTACAATATGTTCTTTCATCTGCAAATGGATCATGTGTAAGTCCAGCTGGTTATGAAACCAGGGGACTTCTGGTGATAACTAGACATATCTAAGTAATGTTATAACAAATTCATAAGACCATCATTGGTTCATAAACATTTTGCAAGTGCTGTACAGGAGGCATTTACTTTAACATTAAGTTTAGATGTTCACATGAAATCCTCCTATCTGTAAGGGTCTTAGTTTTATGTTTGCAATCAATGTTGACAAGTTTGGCAAGTACTTTTGCCTTTTGAATTCATACTGGGATGGTGAGAGGTCTTAGGAAGGATGTGAGTCTGTGACCAGTGGAGGAGAGAAAGGCTTTTAGCCAGTGGTAAAAATGGGTAATGCTGAGAATAAACCTCTTACACATCAATGTCTTCATAGCTAAAGCACATATAAAAGGGGCTCATGCAAAGAATTAATTATAGAGCAAAGATTGTCTGTGTTTTGTTTCGGTTTTCACGACAATGTTGTCTTGTGAGAGCAATATGAAGGCCAAGATGATCATTTTAAAACTGATTTAGCTTGCTTTGCAAGTTGACCCCAAGCAGCCATCACGAACAATTTTTCATCTAGCAAAGCAAGTTGAATCGGTTATAGAATGATCATTTCGGCTTCATATTGTGACTCAAAAGACAAAATTGCCTTGAAAACCGAAACAGAACACATATATCATATCATGAAATATTCGTCCACACCGTGCCCTTCTGCCAATGGCTGTAATCCATGTATAAGAATAACCAGTAAAAACTCaggaacaaaaaaatttcttacttGTTTCCAACCTTGAAGCCAACAAATCCACCAACTCCATCGCACTCTCTAATGAAGTAATGTATTTCTCTGTTTAATACACATCTTAGGAAAACACATCCAGGGAAAATAGGCTTTTGTTTAACTGAGTAGGAaccatttttcaattttcttttctcctgGATGGCTGGAGCATAGACCTGGAAACAAACGCTGGTGAATTGATAAAACTTCAATCATCCTTATCACTTACAGTCACCGGATCAGAGCAGAAGGTTGACACTACATAGAGTTCTGAATTGTCAATAGAGAAACCATCAATTAAGAATATCTACTTATGTAATTTGGATGAACTACCAATTCATT
The window above is part of the Tripterygium wilfordii isolate XIE 37 chromosome 3, ASM1340144v1, whole genome shotgun sequence genome. Proteins encoded here:
- the LOC119986217 gene encoding uncharacterized protein LOC119986217, giving the protein MKQSLLQWSPCQQPHYLCSAPSSSPLLSLLIPPTKLTRFPLILANLDSTISTTTGDTQRQLSARERRQLRNEIREQKAKYNWREEVEERLMKKPKKEYVPKSVELNLDNLAHLGPQWWIIRVSRVKGHETADLVARLLARNYPEMEFKVYAPAIQEKRKLKNGSYSVKQKPIFPGCVFLRCVLNREIHYFIRECDGVGGFVGFKVGNNKRQISKPKPVSVEDMSAIFRESMEAKERYEQAFLQEQQREERLKSEKLDINGAQKSTVDSKPKQQSGVSSDPPADSPSPRKKRNSLVVGSTVRVVSGIFAEFVGTLKKQNRKTKKATVALTLFGKESLVDLDLSQIVAEAT